From Calothrix sp. PCC 6303, a single genomic window includes:
- the thrB gene encoding homoserine kinase, whose translation MSTSSVSVRVPATTANLGPGFDCIGAALTLYNDFKFTCLNQGETVIRVVGAEAARVDTDGKNLLYQAFLELFQHLGKTPPPVEIEIKLGVPLARGLGSSATAIVGGLVAANILAGEPLSQQQVMDLAISMEGHPDNVVPALIGGCRLAATGANGWEICDIPWHESIIPVVAIPDFELSTAEARRVLPTEYSRADAIFNAAHLGLLLRGLATGEKSWLQGAMQDKIHQPYRKSLIQGFDVVADAAINAAAYGMVISGAGPTLLALTDTNYTLDVVAAMATAWQKLGVKAEVRSLAIDNQGAVVIPESGES comes from the coding sequence ATGTCTACATCTTCAGTTTCGGTTAGGGTTCCCGCTACTACTGCGAATTTAGGTCCTGGGTTTGATTGTATCGGTGCAGCTTTGACGCTCTACAACGATTTTAAGTTTACTTGCCTCAACCAAGGTGAAACGGTGATTCGTGTCGTTGGTGCCGAGGCTGCACGGGTGGATACTGATGGGAAAAATCTACTTTATCAAGCCTTCTTAGAGTTATTCCAACATCTAGGTAAAACACCACCACCTGTAGAAATTGAAATTAAATTGGGTGTTCCCCTAGCGCGAGGTTTGGGAAGTTCGGCAACGGCGATTGTCGGGGGGTTGGTTGCCGCAAATATTCTCGCAGGTGAACCTTTAAGCCAACAGCAGGTAATGGATTTGGCAATTTCCATGGAGGGACACCCCGATAACGTTGTCCCAGCTTTGATTGGTGGTTGTCGATTGGCGGCAACGGGTGCAAATGGTTGGGAAATTTGTGATATTCCCTGGCATGAAAGTATTATTCCAGTTGTGGCAATTCCAGATTTTGAACTTTCCACAGCAGAAGCAAGAAGGGTGTTACCAACCGAATATAGTCGCGCTGATGCGATTTTTAATGCTGCACATTTAGGATTATTATTGCGGGGTTTGGCAACAGGTGAAAAAAGTTGGCTCCAAGGAGCTATGCAAGATAAAATACATCAACCCTACAGAAAGTCACTGATTCAAGGTTTTGATGTCGTAGCGGATGCAGCTATTAATGCTGCGGCTTATGGCATGGTAATTAGTGGTGCAGGTCCAACATTGTTAGCACTAACTGATACGAATTATACATTAGATGTAGTGGCAGCAATGGCAACAGCTTGGCAAAAATTAGGCGTTAAAGCCGAAGTGCGATCGCTTGCTATCGATAATCAAGGTGCAGTCGTGATTCCAGAAAGTGGGGAATCATAG
- the dnaK gene encoding molecular chaperone DnaK, whose product MAKVVGIDLGTTNSCVAVMEGGKPTVIANAEGFRTTPSVVAFAKNGDTLVGQIAKRQAVMNTENTFYSVKRFIGRRFEEVGNESTEVSYKVLQSGGNVKLDCPQVGKPFAPEEISAKVLRKLVEDASKYLGETVTQAVITVPAYFNDSQRQATKDAGKIAGIEVLRIINEPTAASLAYGFDKKSNETILVFDLGGGTFDVSVLEVGEGVFEVLATSGDTHLGGDDFDKKIVDFLAAEFRSAEGIDLRKDKQALQRLTEAAEKAKIELSSVTQAEINLPFITATQDGPKHLDTVLTRAKFEEICSDLIDRCRTPVENALRDAKLDKGAIDEVVLVGGSTRIPAVQELVKRALGRDPNQTVNPDEVVAVGAAIQAGVLAGDVTGILLLDVTPLSLGVETLGGVMTKIIPRNTTIPTKKSEVFSTAVDGQTNVEIHVLQGEREISGDNKSLGTFRLDGIPAAPRGVPQIEVVFDIDANGILNVTAKDKGTGKEQSISITGASTLDKTDVERMVRDAEQNANTDKERREKIDRKNQADSLAYQAEKQIQELGDKVPEADKTKVEGLVKDLKEAVAKEDDDQIQKLMPELQQALFAVGSNIYQQQGGTPDAGMGTEPTDGAAPSGGSGDDVIDADFTESK is encoded by the coding sequence ATGGCAAAAGTAGTTGGAATAGACTTAGGAACAACGAACTCCTGCGTGGCAGTCATGGAAGGTGGTAAACCCACGGTTATTGCCAATGCAGAAGGATTTCGCACAACACCTTCAGTTGTTGCGTTTGCGAAAAATGGCGATACTCTAGTTGGACAAATCGCTAAACGTCAAGCAGTAATGAATACTGAGAATACTTTTTACTCAGTAAAGCGCTTTATTGGTCGTCGTTTTGAGGAAGTTGGCAACGAATCCACTGAAGTTTCTTACAAAGTGCTTCAAAGTGGTGGTAACGTCAAACTGGATTGTCCTCAAGTCGGTAAACCTTTTGCACCGGAAGAAATTTCTGCAAAGGTTTTGCGGAAGTTGGTTGAAGATGCCAGCAAATACCTGGGTGAAACCGTTACCCAAGCTGTAATTACTGTCCCCGCTTACTTCAACGATTCCCAGCGCCAAGCCACCAAAGATGCTGGTAAAATCGCTGGTATCGAAGTACTTCGCATCATCAACGAACCAACAGCAGCTTCCTTAGCGTATGGTTTCGACAAAAAGAGTAACGAAACTATCTTAGTATTTGACCTTGGTGGTGGTACCTTTGACGTATCAGTACTAGAAGTTGGCGAAGGCGTATTTGAAGTATTAGCAACTTCTGGAGATACTCACCTTGGTGGTGACGACTTCGACAAAAAAATTGTTGACTTCCTCGCAGCAGAATTCCGCAGTGCTGAAGGCATTGACTTACGTAAAGATAAACAAGCTTTGCAACGTCTGACAGAAGCCGCAGAAAAGGCAAAAATTGAACTTTCTAGCGTTACTCAAGCAGAAATCAACCTCCCCTTCATTACTGCCACCCAAGACGGACCAAAGCACCTCGATACAGTTCTGACTCGTGCTAAGTTTGAGGAAATTTGCTCCGACTTAATCGATCGTTGCCGTACTCCCGTTGAAAATGCACTTCGTGATGCCAAATTAGACAAAGGTGCAATTGACGAAGTGGTATTGGTGGGTGGTTCAACCCGAATTCCCGCAGTTCAGGAATTGGTGAAACGCGCTTTAGGTAGAGATCCTAACCAAACCGTTAACCCTGATGAAGTTGTAGCTGTTGGTGCTGCAATCCAAGCAGGTGTATTAGCTGGTGATGTTACTGGTATCTTGTTGCTAGATGTAACACCACTATCTCTAGGTGTAGAAACCTTGGGTGGTGTTATGACCAAGATTATCCCCCGTAACACCACAATTCCCACCAAGAAATCGGAAGTATTCTCCACCGCAGTTGACGGACAAACTAATGTGGAAATCCACGTTCTTCAAGGGGAACGGGAAATATCTGGTGACAATAAGAGTCTGGGAACTTTCCGCTTAGATGGTATCCCTGCTGCACCTCGCGGTGTACCCCAAATCGAAGTTGTATTCGACATCGATGCTAACGGTATCTTGAACGTAACTGCGAAAGATAAGGGTACAGGTAAGGAACAATCCATCAGCATCACAGGTGCTTCCACCCTCGATAAGACTGATGTGGAACGGATGGTGCGTGATGCAGAACAAAACGCAAACACAGACAAAGAACGTCGAGAAAAAATCGACCGCAAAAACCAAGCTGATTCCCTCGCTTACCAAGCAGAGAAGCAAATCCAAGAACTTGGTGACAAGGTTCCAGAAGCTGACAAAACCAAAGTTGAAGGTTTAGTCAAAGACTTGAAGGAAGCGGTTGCGAAAGAAGATGACGATCAAATTCAGAAGTTAATGCCAGAATTGCAACAAGCACTGTTTGCAGTGGGTAGCAACATCTATCAGCAACAAGGTGGTACACCTGATGCAGGTATGGGTACAGAACCTACTGATGGTGCTGCACCTTCCGGTGGTAGCGGAGATGATGTGATTGACGCTGACTTTACCGAAAGTAAGTAA
- a CDS encoding zinc-dependent alcohol dehydrogenase, translated as MKAVCWHGTNKVQVETVPDPQILNPRDAIIKITSTAICGSDLHLYNGYNPTMQKGDILGHEFMGEIVELGSGVKNAKKGDQSTSLAVGDRVVVPFTISCGSCFFCQRDLWSLCDNSNPNAPMAEKMLGHSPSGLFGYSHLTGGYAGGQAEYARVPFADVGLFKIPDGLTDEQVLFLTDIYPTGYMAAENCNIQPGDTVAIWGCGPVGQFAIRSAYLLGAERVIAIDRVPERLQMAKEGGAEILNYEEVEVGEALKEMTGGRGPDSVMDAVGMEAHGLGLEGFYDKAKQAVRLETDRPNVLRQAIVACRKGGTVSVPGVYTGFVDKIPMGAFMNKGLTMKTGQTHVHRYLRPLLDHVESGNIDPSFVVTHSLPLDQAPQGYEIFNNKQDKCIKVVLKPG; from the coding sequence ATGAAAGCAGTTTGCTGGCACGGTACAAACAAGGTACAAGTTGAAACGGTTCCCGATCCCCAAATTCTTAATCCCCGTGATGCGATCATAAAAATTACTTCAACGGCGATTTGTGGCTCTGATTTACACCTTTATAACGGCTATAACCCAACGATGCAAAAGGGGGATATCCTCGGACATGAATTCATGGGGGAAATTGTTGAGCTAGGTAGTGGTGTTAAAAATGCCAAAAAAGGCGATCAAAGTACATCTCTGGCTGTTGGCGATCGCGTAGTTGTTCCTTTTACTATTTCCTGTGGATCATGTTTCTTTTGTCAAAGAGATTTATGGTCACTGTGCGATAACTCCAATCCTAACGCTCCGATGGCGGAAAAAATGCTTGGTCACTCCCCATCGGGTTTATTCGGCTACTCCCATTTAACAGGGGGTTATGCTGGGGGTCAAGCAGAGTACGCTCGCGTTCCCTTCGCTGATGTTGGTTTGTTTAAGATTCCAGATGGACTTACCGACGAACAGGTATTGTTTCTGACTGATATTTACCCTACTGGATATATGGCAGCTGAAAACTGCAATATTCAACCTGGAGATACTGTTGCTATCTGGGGTTGTGGTCCGGTTGGACAATTTGCGATTAGAAGTGCATACTTGCTGGGTGCAGAGCGTGTCATCGCCATTGATCGCGTTCCTGAACGCTTGCAAATGGCGAAAGAGGGTGGAGCAGAAATTCTCAACTATGAGGAAGTCGAGGTGGGTGAAGCCCTGAAAGAAATGACGGGTGGGCGTGGTCCTGATTCAGTGATGGATGCTGTGGGTATGGAAGCTCATGGTTTGGGTTTGGAAGGCTTCTATGACAAAGCAAAGCAAGCAGTACGCCTAGAAACTGATCGCCCAAATGTGTTACGTCAAGCAATTGTCGCCTGTCGCAAAGGTGGCACCGTCTCTGTTCCTGGTGTTTACACAGGCTTTGTAGACAAAATACCAATGGGGGCTTTTATGAATAAAGGCTTGACGATGAAAACAGGACAAACACACGTTCATCGGTATTTGCGTCCATTACTGGATCACGTTGAAAGTGGGAATATAGATCCATCATTCGTAGTTACCCATAGCTTGCCGCTAGATCAAGCACCGCAAGGCTACGAAATTTTTAATAATAAGCAGGATAAATGTATCAAAGTAGTGCTAAAGCCAGGTTAA
- a CDS encoding SRPBCC family protein: protein MNEPIKVEKTLTINKPAAELYRFWRNFGNLPHFMKHLRDVKVYDAKRSHWTTSGLLNTTIEWDAVITEDRENELIAWASVQSADIDHSGSILFQPTVSDRGTEVKVVMEYKPPGGVIGDTIAKLFGDSPKQQLGDDLRRFKMLMETGEIATTEGQSRGHS, encoded by the coding sequence ATGAACGAACCAATTAAAGTTGAAAAAACACTGACGATTAATAAACCAGCAGCAGAGCTTTATCGCTTCTGGCGTAACTTTGGAAACTTACCCCACTTCATGAAGCATCTTAGAGATGTGAAGGTTTACGACGCGAAGCGATCGCATTGGACGACTAGTGGACTTTTAAATACAACTATCGAATGGGATGCAGTCATCACTGAAGATCGGGAAAACGAATTGATCGCCTGGGCTTCGGTTCAAAGTGCAGATATCGATCACTCTGGTTCTATCCTTTTTCAGCCAACCGTGAGTGATCGTGGGACTGAAGTCAAAGTTGTGATGGAATATAAGCCACCTGGAGGAGTAATTGGAGATACCATTGCCAAGCTCTTTGGTGACTCACCAAAACAGCAACTTGGTGATGATTTACGCCGCTTCAAAATGCTGATGGAAACTGGTGAGATTGCTACAACCGAAGGTCAATCGAGGGGACATAGCTAA
- the miaA gene encoding tRNA (adenosine(37)-N6)-dimethylallyltransferase MiaA, translating to MILAQRLGSRILSADSRLVYREFDIGTAKPSKTEQALVPHHLIDICEPTEIMTLADYQEQAQGLIEQAEKQTLLVGGTGLYIKSIVRGMKIPKVAPNYELRSHLESIGQMQAYQMLQQVDAIAAEKIHSHDSVRTLRALEVYYITGIPISQQQGENPPSYPIIQIGLDCDPQHLIQRIAQRTKKMIQDGFVEEVNYLSQKYGKDLPLLNTLGYQEIKQYLAGEISLEVAEELITLHTRQFAKRQRTWFRAIPEIQWFDITSDNLVDDIWQHLETFNYNR from the coding sequence ATGATTTTGGCGCAGCGCTTGGGTAGCAGAATTTTGAGTGCAGATTCACGCCTAGTTTATCGTGAGTTTGATATCGGGACAGCAAAACCAAGCAAAACCGAACAAGCATTAGTTCCTCACCACCTAATTGATATCTGCGAACCTACAGAAATTATGACTTTGGCTGATTATCAAGAACAAGCACAAGGTTTAATTGAGCAAGCAGAAAAGCAAACTTTACTGGTTGGGGGTACTGGTTTATACATTAAATCTATAGTTAGGGGGATGAAAATACCAAAAGTAGCCCCTAATTATGAACTGCGATCGCATCTCGAATCAATTGGACAAATGCAGGCATATCAGATGCTGCAACAGGTTGATGCTATTGCTGCTGAAAAAATCCACTCCCATGACTCTGTACGCACATTACGCGCTCTAGAAGTCTACTACATTACCGGGATTCCCATTTCTCAGCAGCAAGGAGAAAATCCACCAAGTTACCCAATTATCCAAATCGGCTTAGATTGTGACCCCCAACACCTAATTCAGCGTATCGCTCAACGCACCAAAAAAATGATTCAAGATGGATTTGTTGAAGAAGTGAATTATTTGAGTCAAAAATATGGTAAGGATTTACCGTTGTTAAATACCTTGGGGTATCAAGAAATCAAACAGTACTTAGCTGGTGAGATTTCCTTAGAGGTAGCTGAAGAATTAATTACTTTACACACCCGACAATTTGCCAAACGCCAAAGAACCTGGTTTCGCGCAATCCCTGAAATCCAATGGTTTGATATTACAAGTGATAATTTAGTAGATGATATCTGGCAACATTTAGAGACTTTTAACTACAACAGATGA
- a CDS encoding aldo/keto reductase has protein sequence MGIGRRDVLRVVSTSGLIAAGLAASKELLQPTFAQNKPVLNQIRKGEMLYRTLGRTGEQISVIGLGGHHIGRPKDEQEGIRLVRTAIDRGINFMDNCWDYHNGGSEVRMGKALQGGYRDKAFLMTKIDGRTKESATKQIDESLRRLQTDRIDLLQHHEIIRMEDPDRVFAEGGAMEAVIAAQKAGKIRYIGFTGHKDPLVHLRMLDLAAQNNFRFDAVQMPLNVMDAHFRSFERQVLPVLVKNQIGVLGMKSMGDQNILKSKTVKPIECLHYAMNLPTSTVITGIESMEILEQAFEAVRTFTPMSQKMVIDLLNRTRSAAVKGEYELFKTTSQFDSTAKNPEWLG, from the coding sequence ATGGGTATAGGTCGGCGAGATGTATTAAGGGTTGTTTCCACGTCAGGTTTGATTGCAGCAGGGTTAGCAGCATCGAAAGAACTTTTACAACCAACATTTGCTCAAAATAAACCAGTTTTAAACCAAATTAGGAAAGGGGAAATGTTATATAGAACTCTCGGACGTACTGGCGAACAAATATCTGTTATCGGCTTAGGGGGACACCACATCGGTAGACCAAAAGACGAGCAAGAAGGTATACGATTGGTTCGTACTGCCATCGATCGCGGTATCAACTTCATGGATAATTGCTGGGATTACCACAATGGAGGTAGTGAAGTCCGTATGGGTAAAGCTTTACAGGGTGGATATAGAGATAAAGCTTTTCTGATGACCAAGATTGATGGTCGTACTAAAGAAAGCGCAACAAAGCAAATTGACGAGTCCCTCAGACGTTTACAAACTGATCGCATCGATTTGCTACAACACCATGAAATTATCCGTATGGAAGACCCTGATCGTGTCTTTGCAGAGGGTGGGGCAATGGAAGCTGTAATTGCAGCCCAGAAAGCCGGAAAAATTCGCTACATCGGCTTTACAGGACATAAAGACCCTTTGGTTCATCTCAGAATGCTTGACCTTGCAGCCCAAAATAATTTCCGCTTTGATGCTGTACAAATGCCTCTAAATGTGATGGATGCCCATTTTAGAAGTTTTGAACGGCAAGTTCTCCCTGTTTTGGTGAAGAATCAAATTGGGGTGCTGGGAATGAAATCGATGGGAGACCAAAATATTCTCAAAAGTAAGACTGTTAAACCGATCGAATGCTTACATTATGCAATGAATCTACCTACCTCAACTGTCATTACCGGAATTGAGAGTATGGAAATTTTAGAGCAAGCATTTGAGGCAGTCCGTACGTTTACACCTATGAGCCAAAAGATGGTGATAGATTTGCTCAATCGAACCCGTTCGGCAGCAGTCAAAGGTGAATATGAATTATTTAAAACGACAAGCCAGTTTGATAGTACTGCCAAAAACCCGGAATGGCTGGGGTAA
- a CDS encoding Tudor-knot domain-containing protein: MDKSIIQLVDELPSDNITVKVLKALDFVAPGEWNNSVGFDNSIRTITGETDANVIQRISDRATTLYNDPQQGYQTAVKLYQTIDKADMAMATAALASKVGEKIGFLSFLSNITPKADVTQTIDLVLKIAIEIIAFSKLNGIPQPNPQEFANSLGSHYQDASLMRMVALVCLDGILPLGPDFLGKIQSIMTSADTTAITSNPLFSTVSATLPGSNPTDKLGFITQGFNSVQGWMSDLVSKTGVTPQSISSNLGNFIQIADDNLDFVAAFLDQTTNYYEHTGIQTVAKKLILQAHTLVKAEIAAAPKPEADTFKAAKSDTTDASATAVNSDSNKYTVGQTIEVWNSEEEDWYRATIEKASEKRFFVNYIGKGSSNDEWVEEDNIRIRDRSSADENGYAIGNKVKVWDEENEDWYSAIIGKTQGNQYFVHYVDYDSSYDEWLDLEEIS, encoded by the coding sequence ATGGATAAATCGATTATTCAATTGGTTGACGAGTTACCTTCGGATAATATTACCGTCAAAGTCTTAAAGGCTCTTGACTTTGTTGCACCAGGTGAATGGAATAATTCTGTTGGGTTTGATAATAGTATCCGCACTATTACAGGCGAAACCGATGCTAATGTAATTCAGAGAATTAGCGATCGCGCAACGACTCTATATAATGATCCACAACAGGGTTATCAAACAGCGGTCAAACTCTATCAGACCATTGATAAAGCTGATATGGCAATGGCAACAGCAGCTTTAGCGAGTAAAGTTGGTGAAAAAATCGGCTTTCTCTCTTTCTTAAGCAATATCACCCCCAAGGCAGATGTCACCCAAACTATTGATTTAGTCCTGAAAATTGCCATCGAAATTATTGCCTTCTCCAAACTCAATGGGATTCCTCAACCTAATCCCCAGGAATTTGCCAATTCTCTCGGCAGCCACTACCAAGATGCATCTTTAATGCGGATGGTTGCTTTGGTCTGCCTAGATGGAATTTTACCATTAGGTCCTGACTTTTTGGGCAAAATCCAATCAATTATGACTAGTGCAGATACAACTGCAATTACTAGCAATCCTCTCTTCTCAACTGTAAGCGCTACTCTGCCAGGTAGTAACCCCACCGACAAACTTGGTTTTATTACTCAGGGTTTTAACTCGGTGCAAGGTTGGATGAGTGATTTAGTTTCTAAAACAGGTGTAACACCCCAATCCATTTCTAGCAATCTTGGTAATTTTATTCAGATTGCCGATGATAACTTAGATTTTGTCGCTGCATTCTTAGATCAAACTACCAATTATTACGAACATACGGGAATCCAAACCGTAGCTAAGAAGTTGATTTTGCAAGCTCACACCTTAGTTAAAGCAGAAATTGCCGCAGCACCAAAACCCGAAGCTGATACATTTAAAGCTGCAAAATCAGATACAACCGATGCTTCTGCTACTGCTGTCAACTCAGATAGTAATAAGTATACAGTCGGACAAACAATAGAAGTTTGGAACTCAGAAGAAGAAGATTGGTATCGAGCCACAATTGAGAAAGCTTCAGAGAAACGGTTCTTTGTCAATTACATTGGTAAAGGTTCATCGAATGATGAATGGGTTGAAGAGGATAATATCCGCATTCGCGATCGCAGTTCTGCTGATGAAAATGGATATGCAATCGGTAATAAAGTCAAGGTTTGGGACGAAGAAAACGAAGATTGGTATTCGGCAATTATTGGTAAAACTCAGGGGAATCAATACTTTGTGCATTATGTTGATTACGATTCGTCTTATGATGAATGGCTTGATCTAGAAGAAATTAGCTAA
- a CDS encoding transglycosylase SLT domain-containing protein produces the protein MLKKLQKKQISLIAGAGLCAFLAGAMVSAPEIGRNFGSWLKTGNSKPEQLSEETTAKSAVLPLVLQSPQERATKLEALAKNSQSPDRERARYLLASDLIEKKDAKSALKLLDGLERDYPLLAPYVLLRQAAAYDLLQEEAKASDIRQRVVKDYPTQPAAVRALYLIGTPQYQDKAIAQFPSHPLTWEIIRQRLNKDPKQPQLQLNLAKYAYDQPGIVGVLDQLVSDTTLKPEDFEVIGSAYWENSEFGKAATAYSKATPTARNVYRSGRGLQVSGQREQAVAIYQQLIKEFPEAPETATALLRLAELQKSRKDALPLLDKVVATFPNKAGVALTEKAKILQSQNDAKGAEAARKLLITKFGKTEEAAAYRWKVAQEKAKAKDYKAAWQWAEPIPTNNPDSILAPRAGFWVGKWATKLAQNQQAKQAYEYVLSNFPYSYYAWRSASLLGLNVGNFNSLRNTLPLIVQLPRPLPTAGSDTFKELYLLGQDRDAWWQWQTEFQNKMQPTIPEQYTEGLMRLAKGENLIGIDKVSKLEDRETPEEEAEYREFSKKIAYWQARYPFPYVDEVEKNAQKYKVNPLLVTALIRQESRFETKAKSTAGATGLMQVMPATAKWIAPQIKQDMKNINLEKPEDNIMLGTWYLGHTHDQYQGNSLLAIASYNAGPGNVSKWLTTIPKDDPDDFVENIPFDETKNYVRQVLGNYWNYLRLYSPETSKIVSQYAADHPQLPHQESASPSPGKKK, from the coding sequence ATGCTGAAGAAGCTGCAAAAAAAGCAAATCTCCCTAATTGCGGGTGCCGGTTTATGTGCCTTTCTAGCTGGAGCAATGGTTTCAGCACCAGAGATTGGTAGGAATTTTGGTAGTTGGTTAAAAACTGGTAATAGCAAACCAGAACAACTTTCTGAGGAAACCACAGCAAAATCAGCCGTTTTACCGCTGGTATTGCAATCTCCCCAGGAACGAGCGACAAAATTAGAGGCTCTTGCCAAAAATTCCCAGTCACCAGATCGTGAACGCGCACGTTATCTGTTGGCAAGTGATTTGATTGAGAAAAAAGACGCAAAGTCTGCTCTCAAATTACTGGATGGTTTAGAACGTGATTATCCTCTCCTAGCACCTTATGTGTTGCTACGGCAAGCGGCAGCATACGACTTGCTACAAGAAGAAGCAAAAGCTTCCGATATCAGGCAAAGGGTTGTCAAAGATTATCCCACTCAACCTGCTGCCGTTAGGGCATTGTATCTAATTGGTACCCCCCAATACCAAGATAAAGCGATCGCGCAATTTCCCTCACACCCTCTAACTTGGGAAATTATCCGTCAACGCTTAAACAAAGACCCCAAACAACCGCAACTGCAACTTAATTTGGCAAAGTATGCTTATGATCAACCGGGTATAGTAGGTGTACTTGATCAACTTGTCAGCGATACCACCCTCAAACCCGAAGATTTTGAAGTAATTGGCAGCGCTTACTGGGAAAATAGCGAATTTGGTAAAGCTGCCACAGCTTATAGCAAAGCAACCCCTACAGCACGCAATGTATACAGATCTGGACGTGGTTTACAAGTCAGTGGACAACGAGAGCAAGCTGTGGCAATCTACCAACAGCTAATCAAGGAATTTCCTGAAGCTCCAGAAACCGCTACCGCACTATTACGACTAGCAGAACTTCAGAAATCTCGTAAAGATGCATTGCCATTACTTGACAAAGTAGTCGCCACATTCCCCAATAAAGCCGGGGTTGCACTGACGGAAAAAGCCAAAATTCTCCAATCTCAAAATGATGCCAAAGGTGCAGAAGCCGCCAGAAAGCTGTTAATTACCAAATTTGGCAAAACAGAAGAAGCCGCCGCATACCGTTGGAAGGTTGCCCAAGAAAAAGCAAAAGCCAAAGACTACAAAGCCGCTTGGCAATGGGCAGAACCAATTCCCACCAATAACCCTGATAGCATTTTGGCACCTAGAGCCGGCTTTTGGGTAGGGAAATGGGCGACGAAATTGGCTCAAAATCAACAAGCAAAGCAAGCTTATGAATATGTGTTGAGTAACTTTCCATATTCTTACTATGCTTGGCGTTCCGCTAGTCTTTTAGGGTTGAACGTAGGGAATTTTAACAGTCTGCGTAACACTCTTCCCTTGATTGTCCAATTACCACGTCCTTTACCCACAGCAGGTTCTGATACCTTCAAAGAATTATACTTGCTAGGACAAGATCGGGATGCTTGGTGGCAGTGGCAAACCGAATTTCAAAACAAAATGCAACCCACTATTCCCGAACAGTATACTGAAGGGTTGATGCGGTTAGCTAAGGGTGAAAATCTAATTGGGATTGATAAAGTTTCTAAATTAGAAGATCGAGAAACACCCGAAGAGGAAGCCGAATATCGGGAATTTAGCAAGAAAATCGCCTATTGGCAAGCACGTTACCCTTTCCCCTACGTGGATGAAGTGGAGAAAAACGCCCAAAAATACAAAGTAAACCCTTTGTTGGTGACAGCTTTGATTCGTCAAGAATCACGATTTGAAACCAAAGCCAAATCAACCGCAGGTGCCACAGGTTTAATGCAAGTAATGCCAGCAACCGCTAAATGGATTGCCCCCCAAATCAAACAGGATATGAAGAATATCAACCTGGAGAAACCAGAAGATAATATCATGCTGGGAACTTGGTATTTAGGGCATACCCATGACCAATATCAAGGTAATTCCTTACTAGCGATCGCATCTTACAACGCAGGACCTGGAAACGTCTCCAAATGGTTGACAACTATCCCCAAGGATGACCCCGACGATTTCGTTGAAAATATCCCCTTTGACGAAACTAAAAACTATGTCCGTCAGGTATTAGGCAACTATTGGAACTATTTGCGGCTATACAGTCCAGAAACTTCCAAAATAGTTTCTCAATATGCCGCCGATCACCCACAACTACCACATCAAGAATCAGCAAGTCCATCACCTGGGAAGAAGAAGTAG